One part of the Sorangiineae bacterium MSr11954 genome encodes these proteins:
- a CDS encoding sodium-translocating pyrophosphatase translates to MLDALSYQSIGTGAVALIVARAFYVRVKKAPEGNETMARIARYVREGAMAFLAREYKVLAVYATAVFVLLAATLGLLAGGAFVAGAFLSLIAGFFGMKAATYANVRTAEAARVHGKPTALVTALDGGAVMGLCVAGLGLLGLGGIYAIFRSDEHLATIVHSFAAGASSIALFARIGGGIYTKAADVGADIVGKVEANIPEDDPRNPGVIADNVGDNVGDIAGMGADIYESYVAAVVAAIALGLTMPVATLQKLAPQITDEKTLRSMAVSLPILLATIGLGMSVVGIFITRMMKNLPPARVLRLALILPPFLVVAVAAVFLPTAGFSTGAIITLAAGAAGGAIVGLVTDYYTSMGPIHKVAESSLTGPGTNVIRGLAVGLESVAIPLATLCAVGWVSNDQLGLYGIALAAVGMLAGTAIVMTVDAYGPIADNGGGISEMAGLGKDVRAITDELDAVGNTTAAVGKGFAIGSAVLTVVALFAAFNMEVNAVRQAKGGADLVLYLTDAKVLMGMLFGAMLPCLVGALTMTAVGRAAGAIVEEIRRQFREIPGLLEGKAGVDPQPKVIVDIATSAAIREMILPGAIAVLAPVIVGFLAGPEVLAGMLAGALVVGAVLSLLMANGGGAWDNAKKHIEKGGLDGHAKGSDAHKAAVVGDTVGDPFKDTSGPGISILIKVMGVVSLLIAPLIA, encoded by the coding sequence GTGTTGGATGCATTGTCGTATCAGTCGATCGGAACGGGCGCCGTCGCGCTCATCGTTGCTCGAGCTTTTTACGTACGCGTCAAGAAGGCGCCGGAGGGCAACGAGACGATGGCGCGCATCGCGCGTTACGTCCGCGAGGGGGCCATGGCCTTCCTTGCGCGCGAGTACAAAGTGCTCGCGGTGTACGCGACCGCGGTGTTCGTGCTGCTCGCGGCAACACTCGGCTTGCTGGCCGGTGGCGCGTTCGTGGCGGGGGCGTTCCTGTCCTTGATCGCGGGCTTCTTCGGTATGAAGGCCGCGACCTACGCCAACGTGCGCACCGCCGAAGCCGCGCGCGTCCACGGTAAGCCCACCGCGCTGGTCACCGCGCTCGATGGCGGCGCCGTGATGGGCCTGTGCGTGGCCGGTCTGGGCCTGCTCGGCCTGGGCGGCATCTACGCCATCTTCCGCAGCGACGAGCACCTCGCGACCATCGTGCACTCGTTCGCGGCCGGCGCGAGCTCGATCGCGCTCTTCGCGCGCATCGGCGGCGGCATCTACACGAAGGCCGCCGACGTCGGCGCCGACATCGTGGGCAAGGTCGAAGCGAACATCCCCGAAGACGATCCGCGCAACCCGGGCGTCATCGCGGACAACGTGGGCGACAACGTCGGCGACATCGCCGGCATGGGCGCCGACATCTACGAGAGCTACGTGGCCGCCGTCGTGGCCGCGATCGCGCTCGGGCTCACGATGCCCGTCGCGACCCTCCAGAAGCTCGCCCCGCAAATCACGGACGAGAAGACCTTGCGCTCGATGGCGGTCTCGCTCCCCATCCTGCTCGCGACCATCGGTCTGGGCATGTCGGTGGTGGGCATCTTCATCACGCGCATGATGAAGAACCTGCCGCCCGCGCGCGTCCTGCGCCTCGCGCTGATCCTTCCCCCGTTCTTGGTCGTGGCCGTCGCCGCCGTGTTCCTTCCGACGGCGGGCTTCAGCACCGGCGCCATCATCACCTTGGCGGCGGGCGCCGCGGGTGGCGCCATCGTGGGCCTGGTGACCGACTACTACACGTCGATGGGCCCCATTCACAAGGTGGCCGAGAGCTCCCTCACGGGTCCGGGCACCAACGTCATTCGCGGCCTCGCGGTCGGTCTCGAGAGTGTCGCCATCCCGCTCGCCACGCTGTGCGCGGTGGGTTGGGTCTCGAACGATCAGCTTGGCCTCTACGGCATCGCGCTCGCGGCCGTGGGCATGCTCGCCGGCACCGCCATCGTCATGACGGTCGACGCGTACGGCCCCATCGCCGACAACGGCGGCGGCATCTCGGAGATGGCGGGCCTCGGCAAAGACGTGCGCGCCATCACCGACGAGCTCGACGCCGTCGGCAACACCACCGCCGCCGTCGGCAAGGGCTTCGCCATCGGCTCCGCGGTGCTCACGGTCGTCGCGCTCTTCGCGGCCTTCAACATGGAGGTCAACGCGGTCCGCCAGGCCAAGGGCGGCGCGGACCTGGTGCTCTACCTCACCGACGCCAAGGTGCTCATGGGCATGCTCTTCGGCGCCATGCTCCCGTGCCTCGTCGGCGCCCTCACCATGACGGCCGTGGGCCGCGCGGCCGGCGCCATCGTCGAAGAGATTCGCCGTCAGTTCCGGGAGATCCCGGGGCTGCTCGAGGGCAAGGCCGGCGTCGACCCGCAGCCGAAGGTGATCGTCGACATCGCGACCTCCGCCGCGATCCGCGAGATGATCCTCCCCGGCGCCATCGCGGTGCTGGCGCCCGTCATCGTCGGCTTCCTCGCTGGTCCCGAGGTGCTCGCGGGCATGCTCGCGGGCGCGCTGGTGGTCGGCGCCGTGCTGTCGCTCTTGATGGCCAACGGCGGCGGCGCTTGGGACAACGCGAAGAAGCACATCGAAAAGGGCGGCCTCGATGGTCACGCCAAGGGCTCGGACGCGCACAAGGCCGCGGTCGTGGGCGACACGGTCGGCGATCCCTTCAAGGACACGTCCGGCCCCGGCATCTCGATCCTCATCAAGGTCATGGGCGTCGTCTCGCTCCTGATCGCCCCGCTCATCGCCTGA
- a CDS encoding glyoxalase/bleomycin resistance/extradiol dioxygenase family protein has product MAIKNLNPYVFFSGNAAEALKFYEKTLGAKVDGLMQFGDVKDAPGGPEDKHRVMHALVKLGDAAIMVSDVMPGQNASTVSNVEICLDFDTVEDLLQKFDALSAGGKVIMAPHDTFWGAKFGTLKDKFNIHWMFNCQVTDPNLRK; this is encoded by the coding sequence ATGGCGATCAAGAACCTGAACCCGTACGTCTTCTTCAGCGGCAACGCGGCCGAGGCCCTCAAGTTTTACGAGAAGACCCTTGGCGCAAAGGTCGATGGCCTCATGCAATTCGGCGACGTGAAGGATGCGCCAGGCGGGCCCGAGGACAAGCACCGGGTGATGCATGCGCTGGTCAAGCTGGGCGATGCGGCGATCATGGTGAGCGACGTGATGCCGGGGCAGAACGCGTCCACCGTCTCCAACGTGGAGATCTGTCTCGACTTCGATACGGTCGAAGACCTGCTCCAAAAGTTCGATGCGCTCTCGGCGGGCGGCAAGGTGATCATGGCGCCGCACGACACGTTCTGGGGCGCGAAGTTCGGAACCCTCAAGGACAAGTTCAACATTCACTGGATGTTCAATTGCCAGGTCACCGACCCCAACCTCCGGAAGTGA
- a CDS encoding NADP-dependent oxidoreductase, which translates to MTVTAREIHLKSRPEGLPTQDNFELVERRLEEPREGQLLVRNLWMSVDPYMRGRMRDRKSYIPPFQIGQPLDGNAVGIVEASTVPGFAPGDRVSHFTGWRDYALVDAKGATRIDEKVAPLQAFLGPLGVPGFTAYIGLELAKAQAGNTVFVSGAAGAVGVIACQIARIKGCKVIASAGSDEKIAWLRDKAGVDGTINYRTAGNFEEALAKVSPNGIDVYFDNVGGAQLDAALGVANDFARFALCGMIEQYNDEAPPPGPRNMFQAVLKRLTLQGFLVTDYLKRMPEFTREMAQWIADGKIQSPETVVKGLELAPKAFLGLFSGDNLGKMLVDLR; encoded by the coding sequence ATGACAGTCACCGCACGCGAGATTCACTTGAAGAGCCGCCCCGAGGGGCTTCCCACGCAAGACAACTTCGAGCTCGTGGAGCGCCGCCTCGAAGAGCCTCGTGAGGGTCAGCTGCTGGTTCGCAACCTATGGATGTCGGTCGACCCGTACATGCGCGGCCGCATGCGGGACCGAAAGAGCTACATCCCGCCCTTTCAGATCGGGCAACCGTTGGACGGCAACGCCGTGGGCATCGTCGAGGCGTCGACCGTCCCCGGCTTCGCGCCCGGCGATCGGGTCAGCCACTTCACCGGCTGGCGCGACTATGCCTTGGTCGACGCGAAGGGCGCGACGAGGATCGACGAGAAGGTGGCGCCCTTGCAAGCCTTCCTTGGCCCCCTGGGCGTGCCGGGCTTTACGGCCTACATCGGGCTGGAGCTCGCGAAGGCCCAAGCCGGCAACACCGTGTTCGTTTCGGGCGCGGCCGGCGCCGTCGGCGTGATCGCTTGCCAGATCGCGCGCATCAAGGGATGCAAGGTCATCGCCTCGGCCGGCTCGGACGAGAAGATCGCGTGGCTGCGCGACAAGGCCGGGGTGGACGGCACCATCAACTACCGCACCGCGGGCAACTTCGAGGAGGCGCTGGCCAAGGTGTCCCCGAACGGGATCGACGTCTACTTCGACAATGTCGGCGGCGCCCAGCTCGATGCGGCCCTGGGCGTCGCCAACGACTTCGCGCGCTTCGCGCTATGCGGGATGATCGAGCAATACAACGACGAGGCTCCCCCGCCCGGACCGCGGAACATGTTCCAAGCCGTCCTCAAGCGCCTCACCCTGCAGGGGTTCCTCGTCACCGATTACCTGAAACGCATGCCCGAGTTCACGCGCGAGATGGCCCAGTGGATCGCGGACGGGAAAATCCAGTCCCCCGAGACGGTCGTCAAGGGACTCGAGCTCGCGCCCAAGGCGTTTCTGGGCCTCTTCTCCGGGGACAACCTCGGTAAGATGTTGGTCGACTTAAGGTAA
- a CDS encoding glutamate ABC transporter substrate-binding protein: MALASKLGSVMVVAVLSFAMPACNKATSDPPRATSEPLDKPAGKGDKCTRSRVALEPSANVALTGSKTFDKIKAAGKAVVGVKVDEPNLGYKDADGKRCGFDIEIAQLIAARLGVDPSKIEYREIPTTNRETAIKGHEIDYYVGTYSITDKRKNEVGFAGPYFIAGQDLLVRKDETGITGKDSLKGRRVCASTGSTPLQRVRDQKLTEEANISEFKAPAECVSQLLDNKTDAVTTDDAILKGFAAQMPSRMKVVGNPFSREKYGVGVDREDVTFRNAVNDILEAAVKDGTWQTIYDATLGRSGSTATPPIMDRY, from the coding sequence ATGGCGCTTGCTTCGAAGCTGGGCTCGGTGATGGTGGTGGCCGTGTTGTCGTTTGCGATGCCCGCATGCAACAAGGCCACGAGCGATCCGCCGCGCGCTACGAGCGAACCTCTCGACAAGCCGGCGGGCAAAGGAGACAAGTGTACCCGCTCCCGTGTCGCGCTCGAGCCATCGGCGAATGTCGCCCTCACCGGCAGCAAGACCTTCGACAAGATCAAGGCGGCGGGCAAAGCGGTGGTGGGGGTCAAAGTCGACGAGCCGAACCTCGGCTACAAAGACGCCGACGGAAAGCGCTGCGGTTTCGACATCGAGATTGCGCAGCTCATCGCCGCGCGCCTCGGTGTCGATCCGTCGAAGATTGAATACAGGGAAATACCAACCACGAACCGCGAGACGGCCATCAAAGGTCACGAAATCGATTACTACGTGGGTACGTATTCCATTACGGATAAGCGCAAGAACGAGGTCGGCTTTGCCGGGCCCTATTTCATCGCAGGACAGGATCTCCTGGTTCGTAAGGACGAGACGGGCATCACCGGCAAGGATTCGCTCAAAGGAAGGAGGGTCTGCGCCTCCACCGGATCGACACCGCTGCAGCGCGTCCGCGATCAAAAACTCACCGAGGAGGCGAACATCAGCGAGTTCAAAGCCCCCGCCGAGTGCGTGTCCCAGCTGCTCGACAACAAAACGGACGCGGTCACCACCGACGACGCCATCCTCAAGGGCTTTGCCGCACAAATGCCCTCCCGGATGAAGGTGGTGGGCAATCCCTTCAGCCGTGAGAAGTACGGTGTCGGCGTGGATCGCGAAGACGTGACCTTTCGCAATGCCGTCAACGACATCCTCGAGGCGGCCGTCAAAGACGGCACGTGGCAAACGATCTACGACGCGACGCTCGGCCGCTCCGGCTCCACCGCCACCCCGCCCATCATGGACCGATATTAG
- a CDS encoding zinc-ribbon domain-containing protein codes for MSGYPKLVAEWDGPKNGHVVPLDVAFGSKRRFWWKCAKGPDHEWQASVGNRTRLGNQCPFCQHKKVSVTNSLATLAPNVAREWHPTKNGALTPHDITSAASRSVWWKCSGCQGSWKATVGNRTGRNSGCPPCSTRRRVAIQSRPRAKESLAHVAPHLVREWHTEKNAPMTPRDVSWGSRERVWWRCSRDPKHEWQIAISNRSRENLPSGCPHCWRQRQRTTIKPPPFEKSLAHRVPTLARQWHPERNGKLTPSDVSIGSGRRVWWRCAFNHVWSTPVRARAMAGNNCPDCRRERGKRLRAA; via the coding sequence TTGTCGGGATATCCCAAGCTCGTGGCCGAGTGGGATGGTCCAAAGAACGGTCACGTCGTTCCATTGGATGTGGCATTTGGATCGAAACGCCGTTTTTGGTGGAAATGTGCCAAAGGCCCCGATCACGAATGGCAAGCCAGCGTGGGCAATCGCACCCGGCTCGGCAACCAATGCCCCTTTTGCCAGCACAAGAAGGTGAGCGTGACCAATTCGCTCGCCACCTTGGCCCCCAACGTCGCGCGGGAGTGGCACCCCACCAAAAATGGTGCGCTCACGCCCCATGACATCACCTCGGCCGCATCGCGCTCGGTGTGGTGGAAGTGCTCGGGGTGCCAGGGATCGTGGAAGGCCACGGTGGGCAACCGCACCGGACGAAACAGCGGCTGTCCTCCTTGCTCCACCCGCCGGCGCGTGGCCATCCAAAGCCGACCGCGCGCCAAGGAGTCGCTCGCGCACGTGGCCCCGCATCTCGTGCGCGAGTGGCACACGGAGAAGAACGCCCCCATGACCCCGCGCGACGTCTCCTGGGGATCGCGCGAGCGCGTATGGTGGCGCTGCAGCCGCGATCCAAAGCACGAGTGGCAAATTGCCATCTCGAACCGCAGTCGCGAGAACCTGCCCTCGGGTTGTCCCCATTGCTGGAGGCAGCGGCAGCGCACCACCATCAAACCTCCGCCCTTCGAGAAATCGCTCGCGCACCGCGTCCCCACCCTCGCGCGTCAGTGGCATCCCGAGCGCAATGGAAAGCTCACCCCGAGCGACGTCTCGATTGGCTCGGGCCGGCGCGTCTGGTGGCGCTGCGCCTTCAATCATGTATGGTCCACGCCCGTCCGGGCGCGCGCCATGGCCGGCAACAACTGCCCCGACTGCCGCCGCGAGCGAGGCAAACGGCTGCGCGCGGCTTAA